The Musa acuminata AAA Group cultivar baxijiao chromosome BXJ1-3, Cavendish_Baxijiao_AAA, whole genome shotgun sequence genome window below encodes:
- the LOC103979694 gene encoding aluminum-activated malate transporter 9 encodes MLMFLNRVPCRLPVVNLDTLRRMNGSRSSNKVDVSLSPNAVLPEFVKKSSKESSLLTKCIRDVLEFAEEDTDRVTFALKVGLAMLLVSLLGLIQRPFEVFGTNILWSILTVGIMFEYTVGATLYRGFNRAVGSLFAGIFAILVIGISMSSGRFAEPFVVGFSIFLVGAATSFVKLWPSCVPYEYGFRVILFTYCLIVVSIYRMSNPMRTAMERLYSIAIGAAVTVGVNLLVFPIWAGEQLHEELVNSFYCVAESLEECARKYLSGDGLEHTEFCKRVVIDEFPDDPACQRCRAILNSSARIESLANSAKWEPPHGRFRHYYGAWSEYVKVGAVLRHCAYEVMALYGCLRSEIQAPIELRVTFQTEILEATVEAAELLRGLANDLGNMKHTVRVSQLMRVRVSTDRLQRSVDLHSYLLNSHGFRHMPTGKDCSHGSGSDPSSKLHREAERSPATAQPQTRTYHETMKKQQRRLYSWPSREVDELEEEDGGGDSAELITRMRALESTAALSLATFALLLIEFVARLDHLVDAVEQLAATAKFKRQAGLERTK; translated from the exons ATGCTCATGTTCTTGAACCGA GTACCTTGTCGTCTTCCTGTCGTCAATCTTGACACGCTTAGGAGAATGAATGGAAGCAGAAGCAGCAACAAGGTCGACGTGAGCTTGTCGCCCAACGCCGTACTGCCTGAGTTCGTGAAGAAGTCGAGCAAGGAGAGTTCGCTGCTCACCAAATGCATTCGAGATGTGTTGGAGTTCGCGGAGGAGGACACCGACAGGGTGACCTTCGCGCTGAAGGTTGGTCTCGCCATGCTTCTCGTCTCCCTGCTCGGACTAATCCAGCGGCCCTTCGAGGTCTTTGGCACCAACATCCTCTGGTCCATCCTTACCGTCGGCATCATGTTCGAATACACTGTAG GTGCAACCTTGTACCGGGGATTCAACCGAGCCGTCGGAAGCTTGTTCGCCGGCATCTTCGCAATCTTGGTGATCGGGATATCCATGAGCAGCGGCCGTTTTGCCGAGCCATTTGTTGTTGGCTTCAGCATCTTCCTCGTAG GAGCTGCGACTTCCTTCGTGAAGCTGTGGCCTTCATGTGTCCCCTACGAGTATGGCTTTAGAGTCATCCTCTTCACCTACTGCCTCATTGTAGTCTCCATCTATCGTATGAGCAACCCGATGAGGACCGCCATGGAGCGCCTGTACTCGATCGCGATCGGAGCGGCGGTCACCGTCGGCGTCAATCTACTCGTCTTCCCCATATGGGCCGGCGAGCAGCTGCACGAGGAGCTTGTTAACAGCTTCTATTGTGTCGCCGAGTCGCTCGAAG AATGTGCGAGGAAGTACTTGAGCGGCGATGGCTTAGAGCACACGGAGTTCTGCAAGAGGGTGGTCATCGATGAATTCCCTGACGACCCTGCGTGCCAGAGATGCAGAGCGATACTGAACTCATCCGCGAGGATCGAGTCTTTG GCGAATTCGGCGAAGTGGGAGCCGCCGCACGGCAGGTTCAGGCACTACTACGGTGCTTGGTCGGAGTACGTCAAGGTCGGAGCCGTGCTCCGGCACTGTGCCTACGAAGTGATGGCGCTCTACGGCTGTTTGCGTTCGGAGATACAG GCACCGATCGAGCTTCGAGTCACATTCCAAACAGAGATCCTTGAGGCAACAGTCGAAGCAGCAGAGCTGCTCCGCGGCTTGGCGAATGATCTCGGCAACATGAAGCATACCGTTCGAGTGAGCCAACTCATGCGTGTTCGTGTCTCCACCGATCGTCTTCAGCGATCCGTGGACCTGCACTCTTACCTCCTCAACTCACATGGTTTCCGTCACATGCCGACCGGTAAAGATTGTTCTCATGGATCTGGATCTGATCCATCCAGCAAACTACACCGCGAGGCTGAACGCAGTCCGGCGACTGCACAACCGCAGACCCGGACTTATCATGAGACCATGAAAAAGCAGCAGAGGAGGCTGTACTCGTGGCCATCGAGGGAGGTGGATGAGCTGGAAGAAGAAGACGGAGGAGGTGACAGCGCCGAGCTGATCACCAGGATGCGTGCGTTGGAGAGCACTGCAGCTCTCTCGCTTGCCACCTTCGCCTTGCTGCTCATCGAGTTCGTCGCTCGCCTCGATCACCTGGTCGATGCAGTCGAGCAACTCGCTGCAACTGCAAAGTTCAAGCGACAGGCGGGCTTAGAACGTACAAAataa